The Chitinophaga niabensis genome segment CTCCTGGAATAAAACGCTGGAGCTGCCGGTGAAGGAAGGCTTAAGTAATACCATCACCGGTGTCAGCAACGGCGCTTTAATTGTAGCAGGCGGCAGTAATTTTAATCAACCCATACAGCAGGGAGGGCAGAAGATCATTTACGATAAGATCTATGTAGCTACTGATGATAATACCATGAACTGGAGGGAAGCAGGCAGGCTGCCTTTCCCTTTAGCCAATGCAGCAGTGGTAAATACAAACAATGGTTTGCTGGTGATGGGTGGTACCAATGGTAAAAGCAATTCAGATAAAGTATTCTTACTTCGCTGGGATCCGGTATCAAACAAAGTTGAAACAGATACAGCTTTCCCACGCCTTCCTGTTCCGCTCTCTTCTTTATCAGCAGCCAGGGCAGGTAACAATATTTATATTGCCGCCGGGCAGGATGATGCAGGTCTGCCATCTCAGGGTTTCTGGAAACTGGACCTTACAAAACCTGAATGGCAGCCCCTGCCATCCTGGCCGGGAGCAGCAAGAACAGGCGCAGCAATGCTTACGCAGAGTAATGGGGAGTATGAATGCCTTTACCTGTTTGGCGGTAAAGGAACAGCAGGATATTTAAAAGATGCATTTGCTTACAATACCCACAAACAAACATGGAAAACACTGACGCCATTACCAAGGCCGGCATGGTTTAGCCCTGCTATAGGTTTAGGCCCAACGCATGTGATCTTATTCAGCGGATCTGATGGCCATGATGCAGATAAAGCAATTGAACTGAAAGATGATTATCACATGGTGAAAGAAGTGCTGGCCTATCATACCATTACAGACACCTGGATAAAACTGAACGATGTACCTGCCGGTGTAGCAGGAGCCACAGCCGTACGCTGGAAAGATCAGCTCATGCTGGTAGGAGGAGAATTGCGCCCCGGAGTTCGTACCAGCCAGATACAGGTGGCGGCATTACAAACCGCCAGGCAGAAAAGTAAGTTCGGCTGGATCGATTACAGCACACTGGTAATTTACCTGCTGGTACTGGCACTGATGAGCTATTATTTCTCCCGGAAAAAAACAGATGATTACCTGCTGGGCAGCAAAAATATCCCTTATTGGGTGGCAGGGATCAGTATCATGGCCACACAGGTGAGTGCCATTGGATTTATGAGTATACCGGCAAAGGCTTATGCTATTAACTGGGCCTATTTTGCAGGAGTATTTACCTGGTTCATTGCAGTGCCCATTGTTACCAAAGCTTACATTCCCTTCATCAGAAAGCTGAATGTAGCAAGTGCCTATCACTACCTGGAAGAACGGTTCAATTCAGGTGCAAGGCTTTTCGCCGCTTCTGTGTTTGTGTTCTACCAACTGGCACGCATGGGCCTGGTACTCTATCTTCCTTCACTGGCATTGTCCGCTGTTACGCCATTGGATATTATCACCTGTATCCTGATCATGGGGGTACTGAGTACAGTATATACCGTGGTAGGAGGTATTGAAGCCGTGATATGGATAGAAGTGGTACAGGCGGTATTATTATTCGGAGGTGCCCTGGTTTGTGCAATATTAGCCATTGTGGGGTTAAAGGGAGGCCTGTCTGATTTTTTTACACAAGGCATAGCAGATCAGAAATTCAGTCTTGGACAGGCGGAGTGGAATTTTACTTCTTCCTCGTTGATAGTGATCCTGATCGGGAATATATTCATCCGTTTAGGAAACCTCACCAGCGATCAGGCAGTAGTACAACGTTATATGACCACCCCCGATCTTAAACAGGCAAAAAGAAGTGTATGGGCAGACGTGGCAGTATCCATACCATGGGCTATTGTGATCTATGGTTTGGGAACGGCGTTGTACATCTTCTACAAACAACATCCTGAACAACTCAATCCTTCTGTTACCACAGATGGCATCCTTCCGATGTTCATTGCACAGCATGCACCTGTAGGCCTTAGCGGGCTGATCATTGCAGCCATCTTTGCTGCATCCATGGCTACGCTCGAAAGTCACATACATAGCGTGGCCACTATTTTTACCACAGATTTCTATGGCAGGTATAAAAAGGACCTTACCCAAAAGCAAACGGCAAAAGTAGCAAAGACCGCCACGGTGATCCTCGGTGTATTTGCAACGGCCCTTTCCGTGGTCCTGGTATTTATGGATGTGAATTCCATCCTCGATGTATTCCAGGAGATCACAGGTTTATTCATTGGTGCCTCCACCGGACTTTTTATGCTGGGCATCTTCACTAAAAGGGCTAATGCCACCGGTGCATTGATAGGAGCGATCAGCAGTGGTTTGATCCTGTATTGTGTTAAAACATTTACCCCGCTTAGTTTCTGGCTGTACAGCGCTATCGGTTTCCTGAGCTGCTACATCATCGGTTACCTGGCCAGTTGCGTTCTGCCGGGTAGAAGAGGTTTGCAGGGACTTACTTATTATACCATCAAAGATCATTTAAAAGAGAAATAAATATGGAACATGTTATTGCGCTGGATGCAGGGATGAACAAATACCAGCCGCTGAAAAAGATCATTTGTTACGACGACTTTGACAAAGGCCTGAACGGATGGATGGACTTGCATCCCAATTATGTCGGCAAAGATTTCAATACGCTGCGGTACAGCCATGTGGATAAAACACAATGGGGGCCGCTGATGTTGAGCAGTGCCAGTTTCAGGCTGGCAGGCACGCATGGTTCCATGGATGGTACGTACTCTTTGAAATTATCCACCCGCCAGGCTGCTAATCCTTATACAGAAGCCCCTGCGCCGGGTAGTTTATCACACGGCATAAAACGTTTGACCACACATCTTCCCAAAGGCTTGCGTCAATTTGAAATGTGGTATGCCTACACTCCTGAACAGGACCGGCAGGGACTCAGCGAACAGGCTATGCGCGCATTCGGAATATTCTTCGATATCCAGGATGATGAATACCGCTATTTCATAGGGGCCCGTTACCTCAATGCCGTGAATGGAGAAATGGTACGCCGCTGGCAGATCTTTAAAGCAAAAGAAGTAACAGATGTGGAATGGGCCTATGGCGTGGAAAACGACTGGTGTAAAATGGGTATCGATGCCATGTGGTACGGCAAACGTTATGCAGATGGTTCCACGGATGGCTTTGAATTTATCCCAGGTGGTTACCAGGACCTCTGTTACAATGAAAGTGACGACAAGATCAACTGGAGTTACCTGCGTTTGCTGATAGACACAGAAAAGAGAGAATATGTGGAATTGCAATCCGGCAGCAGGGTCTTTGATCTCAGGGGTATGAAACCTACACTTACGGCTCCTTACGCGAGAATAAAAGGTTTGTTCAATCCCAGTATGTGGGTGGAAAACGATACAGACAGGCGGGTATTCTTTTATGCAGACTCCGTTGTTATTTCAGGCGAATAATTATTAATTGATATGAGACATTTTCATGCATCTGCCGTAGAGCGCAGGAAGTATTTTAAAGGCGCAATGAGCTCTCACCCTATGGAAGCCGGATGGGCAGGAGAAGCGATCTTTTTTTTGATCATAGAAGAATTAAAGGGCAATGATACCCGTTTAAACGCATGTGTAGAAATTTCAGCGGATGGCATCAACTGGATCAAAGAAGGCGCTGTATTTCCATCCATTGATCAACCTGGTCATTACTTCTGTAAAGTATCCCATTTTGGTAACTGGTTAAGGGTGAACGGAGAAATAACCGGCCAGGACGCTGAAATAAAAGCATCTGTTCACCTACATCTGAAAGCATGATCAAAGTTCTTTTATTTGCATGGGTATCCTTAACAGCTGAACACTGGCGTGGATACCAGAAAGACTATCTGCCGGCAGAATGGCAGGTAGAAGATGGGGCACTAACATTGACAAAAAAAGGTGGTGGCTATATCGTCACCAAAGAGAAGTTCGGGGATTTTGAATTGAAACTGGAATGGAAAATATCCGAAGCCGGCAATAGCGGTGTACTCTTTCATGTATCGGAAGACTACAAAAACGTTTATGAAACCGGCCCTGAAGTACAGGTGCTGGACGATGAACGGCACCCGGATGCAAAGAAAGGAGCGGAGGGCACACATAAAGCCGGGGCTAATTATGACCTGATGCCTCCCTTAACGAATGCGGTAAAACCCGCCGGTGAATGGAACCGTTTCCGCCTGAAAGTAAAAGGCGGCCATGTACAGCATTGGCTGAATGGAAAAAAACTGCAGGATTATCAGTTGGGCAGCCCGGAATGGCAACGCCTGGTTGAGAAAAGTAAGTTTGCCGTGATGCCACAATACGGGAAATTCAAATCTGGTCATATTGCCCTGCAGGATCATGGGAACAGGGTATGGTTCAGAAATATCCGCATCCGCAGATTGTAAGGAGAAAATCGTATCTTAGATGAAAGGTCTTTCTGTCTAAACGCAGAAAGACCTTCTGTTTTAATACTATTTTATCATTCCTTCACATAGGGTATTCCTTCGTCGTTCGTTCTACCATCCTATACCCATCCAAGGCACCGCGTAATCGTTAATATACTATCAGCATCTCACTTTTAGCCAGGTCAATGGTCAGTAGTTTTCCTAACCAGTTAATGGAAACAATGCCATCATAGATCAAACCTTCTACAAAAGAAGCATTGATCCCCTCTGCTTTTACCATAGGAGCGGCTTTAGCAGCAAGGCTGCCTACTTTTGTATGGTAAATGGAACTTTTGAAGCTGGTATCTATCTCACTTTTATGCGCGATCCTTTTCACCTTAGTGGTATCGTTCACATCAATGCCCAGGGCAGGGATGTTCTTTGCATTAAAGCGGAATACATTGTTGCCCGCACCACTATCCAGCAGGAATTGAAGGGTAAGTTTATTTTCCAGCGTGAAATAAGCGAAGATGTCCAGCGATTTATCCCGGTTCCTTTCCAGTTGCAGGGGAATAATAGCTTTCGCGGCTTTTTTCCTGGCCGCAAGGCTTTTATCTGTTTCGATGATGAGCCGCTTCTGTTCGTAATCTATGGTGAAGGGCGTTTGCTGAAAGCTCATGAGGGAGATCAACCCGTCTATAGGTCCGAAATTGGCGTCGATCACAGCAACAGTAGGAGATTTAACTGTAAAGCCATCTAAAGTTAGCAGATCGGCGGTGTAAAGATCGGCATCTATTCTTTCCCCTGTAGCGCGGAAACCGGTGAAACCGCCATCCTGTTTAGGGAAATTGCGGAGTTTGTCTGCAAATTTCTTCGTTACTACATGCAGCCCGCCACCGGTATCAAACACAAAATTACCTTCCACTCCATTGATGGAAGCTTTAACAAGGATGTGGCCCCCGGGAATGATCTGTATTGGGATCACTGTCTGGGCATAAAGGGAATGGCATACTATCGTCAGCAGCAGGAGCAAGGAACGTTTCATATAGCACGGTTTAAATGATGCCGCAAAAATACAGAAGGTTGTTGGCAATATCATTCCTTATTCCGGAAGATCAGCACTATTGGCGCTCCCTGTTCCTGAGCAGTAATACAAATGCCAGCATGGGAGCAATTGCAAATGTTCCCATTAACCAGCCTGCCGCTTGCTGTGCACCAACGATCCCGCCGGGATTCAATATTCCTGTGGAATTCGCTACCAAACCAGCCAGTGCGGTACCACAGGAAGTGGCCAGCAATTGCACAATGGAAATAGAAGCAGAAGCTTTTGCTTCTTCTCCCGGCATTGCTGCTTTGAGTACCCTGGTAAGTAAATGAGACCAGCCCATTCCCACTCCTGCACCAATAGATACCAGTAACAGGCACATGCCTATGATATTAAACCCTCCGGGTAATACCACGCTCAAACCGGTTAACCCGATAAAAATGAACACTGGTCCCATCAGGATCATTTTATTGGCCTGTTTATCCATTCCTGCAAAGGCAATGGAAGCGGCAGACCAGCCCAATGCAATGAGTACGGTAAGATAACCTGCTTTGAGCGGGGAGAAATGATGGATCTCCTGCATGAAATACGGTACATAGATCTCCACTGTAGCAGCGATCGCTAAAAAAGAGATCACGAGGTAAGTGGTGCCCAGTTTCGAAGAGATCTTATAAGCCCCATGTGGTAATAAACGGTTGGAAGAATTTTTCTCACTGAACACCAATGCACCCAGCAGTATCACAGCACCTGCAACCCCCGCGATATTGGCAGCCATATGTGCTGTGATGCTTCCCACAGAAATAGAAAGTGCAGCCAAAGTGATCAGCAAAAGTTTAAATAAAGGGATCTTGTCGGGTGCTGCACCACCCGCTTCTTTCTTTGGCAGTACTTTTTCCGTTAACAGTACAATGATGAATGCAATGCCCAATAAAGTAAAGAAAGCAGAACGCCAATGCCCGAACTGTGCAAACACACCTCCGATAAACGGACCGGAAAATGCACTGACGCCCCACATGGCAGAGATGAGCGCCATGGCCCTGGGCCAGAGCTTCTCTTCAAATACAATGCTCACCATTGCATAAGAAAGCGCGAATAATAAACCACCCCCGATGCCCTGGACAAAACGGCCGATCAGTAAAATATAAATGGATGGTGCCAGCGCACAGATCAAGGCACCAACAGAAAAGGAAAAGATCGCTGTTCTGTATGCCACACGGGGCCCTTGTTTAATAAGTGTGCGGGAAGAGATCACAGAACCGATCATGGCTGCTACAATATACACCGTAGTAGCCCAGGAGTAGAAATTCAAACCACCAATGTCGCTGGTGATGGAAGGCATAATGGTGGTGGCTAAATAAACGTCTGTAGCATGCAGCATTACGCCTCCTGCCAGTGCTATTGATTTGATACCGTTGTTTCCTGTAAGTAATGCCGCCCAGCCGGTCTTTTCCTTTGTAATAAGCATGATGGGGGCAAAGGTAATAATAAACCAAATAATTTCTTGGTTTATTATTTAACGTTTTGAACACATACATTACTGTAAATAAAACGTAGCTTACAGATATACAATTTTGTGAATTTCGTATAACATATTAACAACATGAATGACAACAATAAAAAACATGCCATCGTCCGCTTTGCACCAAAGGGGAATGACAGTTTTTTCGAAATGGTGAAAGCGAAAGTGGATGATTATTTCACTGCCAATAAATTATCGCGTTATGCCACTAAAGGCATGTGGGTGAAAACAGTGGTGATGATACTGATCTATGTGGCACCTTATGTGCTGATGGTTACCGGTGTTGGTGCATCCAGTAACTGGCTTTATCTTGGCTTCTGGGCACTGATGGGCCTGGGGGTTGTAGGTATTGGTACCTCTGTAATGCACGATGCCAATCACGGTACCTATTCTGCTAAAAAGAATGTAAACTCCACAATGGCTTATATATTGGAAATGATCGGCGGGTATAGTGTTACCTGGAAGATCCAGCACAATATATTACACCATACTTACACCAATGTATCGGGCCTGGACGAAGATATTGATACCACCGCGCTGCTGCGTTTCTCTCCGAATCATAAGCTGCGCTGGTTCCATCGTTTTCAGTTCCTCTATGCCTGGTGCCTCTATGCAGTAATGACCTTGTTCTGGATGACGGTGAAGGAATACCGTCAGCTGGTACGTTACAACCAGTTCTCCCTGCTCAAGAAAGCCAAGACCACGCTGCCAAAGGCCATCACCCATCTTACTTTGTATAAACTGTTCTATTACGGTTATATCATTGCATTACCCTTATTGTTCTCCGGAGTTTCCTGGTGGATGGTATTGGTAGGTTTTGCCGTAATGCATGTGATAGCAGGTGTTGCGCTGGCCTGTATATTCCAGCTGGCCCACGTGATGGAAACATCTTCTTATGCTGAGCCGGTAATGGATGAAGGTGGTGAACAAAGGATGGAAGAGAACTGGGCTGTGCATCAGTTACTCAACACATCTAACTATGCACCCCGTAATAAATGGCTTTCCTGGTTTATAGGTGGATTGAACTATCAGATAGAACACCATCTGTTCCCGGGCATCTGCCATGTGCATTACCCTAAATTGTCCCCGATCATTCATAGTTCTGCGCAGGCCTTTGGTTTGCCTTATAATGTACAACCTACTTTCCTGCATGCCCTTTGGGACCATGCCCGGATGTTACATATTTTGGGACGAAAACCCAGGACATAAAAAAAGGGCGGTAAGAATACCGCCCTCATAAATTTTTAACCATATCCTATGAAAAACCTTAACAAAGATAGGCAGAGAACTTTCCCTCCAATACTTCATTTTGCCAACGCACAGTTTTATCTGGTGAACGTAGCGTTTTTACTGTTGTTAACCTGAACTTAACAGTTATTAAAATCTTCCGTTTTGCGGAAGTGGTTGATTACTAATCTTTTTGGCCTGAATTGTCATAAAATGCTAACTTGCCATTTATGACAACAAAATTTGAAGCCTCCGCATCTTTTGCACAAAGCATGGATGTGCTTGATCCTCTGCATGTTCTAAAGTCCCGTTTCCACTTCCCGCAACACCAGGGAAAGAACAGCATCTACTTCTGCGGCAATTCCCTCGGCTTACAACCAAAGAGCGTTACTGCGGCTATACAACAGGAGTTATCTGACTGGCAGGAAATGGCGGTAGAAGGTTATTTCCGTGCAAAGAATCCCTGGTTATACTACCAGTACAATTTTGGGAAAGGATTATCCGCTATGATGGGTTGCAGTGAAGAAGAAGTAACGGTGATGAATACGCTTACCGTCAACCTTCACCTCATCCTGCAAAGCTTTTACCGCCCCGCGAAGGAGCGTTTTAAGATCATCATGGAAGCAGGTGCTTTCCCCTCTGATCAATATGCCATAGAAACCGCCGTAAAGCTTCATGGCTTTGATCCGGAAACCGCTATTGTGGAAGTACATCCCTTGGCCGGTGAAAAGTTATTACGCACGGAAGTGATCCTGCAAACCATACAGGACCATAAGGATACACTGGCCCTGGTACTCATGGGGGGTATCAATTACTACACAGGGCAATTCTATGATATACCCGCTATTACCGCAGCAGCGCATAAAGCAGGTGCTTATGCAGGTTGGGACCTTGCACATGTGGCGGGCAATATTCCTTTGCAGTTGCATAACTGGGCTGTGGATTTTGCCGTTTGGTGTTCCTATAAATACCTGAACGGAGGCCCCGGTGCAGCAGGTGGCCTGTATGTACACGAACGTTTTGGGAATGATCCTGCTTTTCCGCGTTTAGGGGGCTGGTGGGGAAACGATGAGAAAACAAGGTTCAAAATGGAAAAGGGTTTTGTTCCCCGGAAAGGAGCCGCAGGGTGGCAGATCAGTACAGCACAGGTGTTTAACATGGTAGCCCTTAAAGCATCTATGGAAATATTTGAGGAAGCAGGCATACATGCATTACGTGAAAAGAGCCTGCAACTCACGGCTTACCTGGAACACCTGATCCGCCGGTCACCATTACCATGTGAGATCATCACGCCGGAAGATCCAACGCAGAGAGGCGCACAGCTTTCTTTATTCTTCCCCGAAAATGGAAAAGCCATTCACGCGCAAATGATGGAAACAGGTATTATCTGTGATTATCGCGAGCCAGGTGTGATCAGGCTGGCACCTGCACCTTTGTATTGTTCTTATACTGATGTGTTCAGGTTCTACGAAGTACTTACTTCCCGGTAGTGTACCCCACTTTGTAATTTGCCTTTTTTGTTTAAATTGAAAGATGAAAATAAATACCTGGCTGGCCCTGGGCGATTCTTATACCATTGGCGAAGGCGTTCCTTTACACGAAAATTTTCCTTACCAGGCACTGCAATTACTGCGCAATCGTGGCTTATTATTCCATGCACCGGAGATCATTGCCAAAACCGGCTGGACGAGCGATGAACTCATCGCACATATGCAGCAGGTACGCCTGCAGCAGGAGTATGACAGGGTAAGCATCCTGATCGGTGTAAATAATCAATACCGCGGCATGGATGTAAAGGATTTTGAAACTACGCTGGAATGGCTGGCCGCAAAAGCATTGCAGTTCACAAATGGTCATGCGGAAAGGGTAGTAGTGATCAGTATTCCGGACTGGGGTGTTACACCTTTTGCGCAGGACCGGGATGCCAGTGCCATTCATGATGCCATTGACCGGTTCAATGCCGTTAATCAAAAGCTCAGCAGGGAAAAAGGATTCCATTACATAGATATTACAACGGACTACCGGAGCACCGGCATGCTGCAGGAAAGTGTGGTGGAAGATATGCTGCATCCATCAGGGAAAGTTTATAAAGAATGGGCGCAAAAGGTGGCGGAAGTTTTTTATATTGAAAAATGAAACACGTTATGATCTCGTGCTGCTTCCTTGTCTTGGGCAGCACATTCTCCTATGCACAGAACAGGTCTCAATGGGTATATCCCGATAACAAAGGCCGGCTGGTTTATAAAACCACAGCCGCCGGGGACCGTATCATGGACTTCTCTTATGCAGGATACAAAGGTGGTGGCGTAGCCTTGCCTGATGTACCTGTTAAGAAAAAAGTAGCACCATCCGGTAGCGCAGATGATACACAACTGATCCAATCCGCCATCGACGAAGTGTCTGCTTTGCCTCTACAGCAGGGCTTCCGGGGAACCGTATTACTGGAGCCCGGTACTTTTACCTGCACCGGTCCGCTTATTATAAATGCTACAGGTGTTGTATTGCGTGGCAGTGGAAGCGGTAAGAATGGAACTACTATTAAGATGACGGGACCCAAACATGCAGCTGTTTTAATTGGAACGGCAGGAAAACAAGCTGCTGGTTCCAAAAGCATGCCTGTAACAGATACTTACCTTCCCGCAGGCAGCTCTTCTTTCAAAGTAGCAGATGCTGCTGCTTTTTCAAAGGGAGACCAGGTCCTTGTAAAGAAACCTGTCACAGAAGAATGGATCCACCAGATGGAAATGGATAATTTAAAGCGCGACGGTAAACCACAAACATGGATAAGTAAGAATTCCTTCTTAGTAATGGAGCGGAAGATCACGTCTGTTTCCGGCAATACTATCACTATAGATATACCGCTGGCAGATGGTGGAAAGGGTATTGTAATCAGCCATGCCGGGGCTTCCGAACGTATCACGGATGTGGGCGTGGAACAATTGCACATACAATGCCCGCCATTGGAAATTGATTACGGGCATGCACCGTATTCCGGTATTAAGATCAATGCAGATGATTGCTGGGTGAAGGATGTATACTGCGAAGAAACCATGAACACTACTACGCTGGCAGGTAACCGTATCACCATGCAGCAGGTGGTGGTAACACATACTTACACCAACCTGGGTGCATCCAAACCAACGGATTTCAGCCTGGAAGGCAGCCAGAACCTGATAGACCGCTGTGAAGTAACAGGTGGCAATACTTACTTCGTTTGGACGGCTGGTTTGAGAGCTGGCCCCAATGTTATATTGAACAGTACTTTCCGTGGCCATGGGAGCCGCATTCAACCACATATGCGTTGGTCAACCGGTTTGCTGGTAGATAATTGTACCGTAGCAGATGGAGGTATTGATTTTATGAATCGTGGTGTAGCCGGTTCTGGTCACGGTTGGACGATGGGTTGGGCTGTAGCCTGGAACTGTATAGCTAAAACATATGTAATTCAAAACCCTCCCGGTGCTGCGAACTGGGCTATCGGATGTATCGGTACAAGATATCAGACAGCCCGTTTGTTTGACAGTAGCCCCGTATTACCGGATGGTAATTTTGACTCCCATGATAAACCGGTATTCCCGCAAAGCCTCTATCTCGCGCAGTTAGCGGAACGCCTGGGTAATAAAGCGTTGCAGCATATCGGGTATAAAGAGAATGGCGGATTCCGCAATAAGCAGGTGGCGCCGCTGCCTCCTTTGAAA includes the following:
- a CDS encoding discoidin domain-containing protein, whose protein sequence is MISCCFLVLGSTFSYAQNRSQWVYPDNKGRLVYKTTAAGDRIMDFSYAGYKGGGVALPDVPVKKKVAPSGSADDTQLIQSAIDEVSALPLQQGFRGTVLLEPGTFTCTGPLIINATGVVLRGSGSGKNGTTIKMTGPKHAAVLIGTAGKQAAGSKSMPVTDTYLPAGSSSFKVADAAAFSKGDQVLVKKPVTEEWIHQMEMDNLKRDGKPQTWISKNSFLVMERKITSVSGNTITIDIPLADGGKGIVISHAGASERITDVGVEQLHIQCPPLEIDYGHAPYSGIKINADDCWVKDVYCEETMNTTTLAGNRITMQQVVVTHTYTNLGASKPTDFSLEGSQNLIDRCEVTGGNTYFVWTAGLRAGPNVILNSTFRGHGSRIQPHMRWSTGLLVDNCTVADGGIDFMNRGVAGSGHGWTMGWAVAWNCIAKTYVIQNPPGAANWAIGCIGTRYQTARLFDSSPVLPDGNFDSHDKPVFPQSLYLAQLAERLGNKALQHIGYKENGGFRNKQVAPLPPLKVETDPVYGINKALHRPINTSGGTRGENTLDADPATYWTTDEGKTSGTLEIDMENPVALSAVAISEVLGNRVTAYKVEGQVNSDWKLLAEGTTIGNRKTAEFPKETIWKVRVTIISATDRPAISEVGLYLK